The Neoarius graeffei isolate fNeoGra1 chromosome 7, fNeoGra1.pri, whole genome shotgun sequence genome includes a region encoding these proteins:
- the bmp5 gene encoding bone morphogenetic protein 5 — MVHAPSWSSLPAREVRGEELRSIMKVLTLCDGAAAACALLWSFLGCCLFFQSGQCALGDNHVHSSFIYRRLRNHERREIQREILSILGLPHRPKPFSPAKQASSAPLFMLDLYNAMATEEAEDEDALLENTGTMNSVGTSRKSAPYGYSRAPAALSSQSPPLATSHDANFLNDADMVMSFVNLVERDRDFSHQRRHYKEFRFDLTQIPDGEAVTAAEFRIYKDRSHGRYENVTLKVSIYQVTKEYQNRDAETFLLDSKKIRASDGGWLVFDITATSNHWVLNPQQNMGLQLCVETMDGRSINMKSAGIIGRSGPQSKQPFLVAFFKASEVLLRSVRATGGKRKNPSRNKGRSQPKTSQASRIGDQNISEQKQACKKHELYVSFRELGWQDWIIAPEGYAAFYCDGECSFPLNAHMNATNHAIVQTLVHLMFPDNVPKPCCAPTKLNAISVLYFDDSSNVILKKYRNMVVRSCGCH; from the exons ATGGTACACGCACCGTCATGGAGCTCATTGCCAGCTCGAGAGGTGCGTGGTGAAGAACTGAGGAGCATCATGAAGGTCTTGACGCTTTGCGACGGCGCTGCTGCGGCCTGCGCGCTCCTGTGGAGCTTCTTGGGCTGCTGCTTGTTCTTCCAGAGCGGCCAGTGCGCTTTAGGGGACAACCATGTCCACTCGAGCTTCATTTACAGACGCTTGAGGAACCACGAGCGCAGAGAAATCCAAAGGGAGATCCTCTCCATCCTGGGTTTGCCCCATCGCCCGAAACCTTTCTCTCCGGCTAAGCAGGCATCCTCGGCTCCTCTCTTCATGCTCGATCTGTACAACGCCATGGCGACCGAGGAAGCAGAGGACGAGGACGCACTTCTGGAGAACACGGGCACTATGAACTCCGTGGGAACTTCGCGTAAAAGCGCTCCGTATGGATATTCCCGTGCGCCCGCGGCCTTGTCAAGTCAGAGTCCACCTCTGGCGACTTCACACGACGCAAACTTTCTCAACGATGCCgacatggtcatgagctttgtgaATCTGG TGGAGAGAGACAGGGATTTTTCCCACCAGAGGAGACACTATAAAGAGTTCCGTTTTGACCTAACTCAAATTCCGGATGGGGAGGCTGTAACAGCAGCAGAGTTTCGCATCTATAAAGATCGCAGTCATGGGAGATATGAAAACGTCACACTAAAGGTCTCCATATATCAGGTGACCAAGGAATATCAAAACAG GGATGCAGAGACTTTTTTGCTTGATTCGAAGAAAATCCGTGCCTCGGATGGAGGATGGCTGGTGTTCGACATCACAGCCACCAGTAACCACTGGGTGCTTAACCCACAGCAGAACATGGGCCTTCAGCTCTGTGTAGAGACCATGGACG GTCGAAGCATCAACATGAAATCCGCTGGGATCATTGGCAGGAGTGGGCCGCAGTCCAAGCAGCCTTTTCTTGTGGCATTTTTCAAAGCCAGCGAAGTGTTGCTGCGCTCTGTAAGGGCTACAGGAGGGAAGAGAAAGAATCCTAGCAGAAACAAAGGCAGAAGTCAACCAAAAACCTCACAGGCTTCCAGGATTGGAG ATCAAAACATCAGTGAACAGAAGCAGGCCTGCAAGAAGCATGAGCTTTATGTCAGCTTCCGTGAATTAGGATGGCAG GACTGGATAATTGCACCCGAGGGCTATGCAGCATTTTACTGTGATGGAGAATGCTCATTCCCCCTCAATGCACATATGAATGCAACAAATCATGCGATTGTGCAAACTCTG GTCCACCTCATGTTTCCTGATAATGTGCCAAAGCCTTGTTGTGCACCAACCAAGCTGAACGCAATATCTGTGCTATACTTTGATGACAGCTCAAACGTAATTCTGAAAAAATACCGCAATATGGTCGTCAGGTCTTGTGGGTGCCATTGA